The proteins below come from a single Octopus sinensis linkage group LG10, ASM634580v1, whole genome shotgun sequence genomic window:
- the LOC115216445 gene encoding histone H2B, gonadal, which produces MPSEISSKGAKKATKAKSSRSGDKKTKRKRKESYSIYIYKVMKQVHPDTGISSKAMSIMNSFVNDLFERIAAESSRLAHYNKRSTISSREVQTAVRLLLPGELAKHAVSEGTKAVTKYTSSK; this is translated from the coding sequence ATGCCGTCTGAAATCAGCTCTAAAGGTGCCAAGAAAGCAACCAAGGCCAAATCCTCACGCTCCGGCGacaagaagacaaaaagaaagcgAAAAGAAAGTTATTCCATCTACATTTATAAAGTCATGAAGCAAGTGCACCCTGACACGGGTATCTCCAGTAAGGCGATGTCCATTATGAACAGCTTCGTTAACGACTTGTTCGAGAGGATCGCTGCCGAATCCAGCCGCTTGGCTCACTACAACAAACGTTCGACCATTAGTAGCCGTGAGGTGCAGACTGCTGTCCGTCTTCTTCTTCCAGGTGAACTGGCTAAACATGCTGTATCGGAAGGTACCAAGGCTGTTACCAAATATACCAGTAGCAAGTAA
- the LOC115216350 gene encoding elongation factor 1-beta has product MGFGDLKTDAGLKALNEYMSTRSYVEGYEPSQADSVVFGGLTTSPSANYCHAKRWFEHIKSFKTQVAKFPGVKKSLDSYGTGTTATKSKPADDSDNDDDDIDLFGSDDDEEDEERKKEHQKRIEEYNLKKSKKPAIIAKSNLILDVKPWDDETDMSKLEECVRSVSCDGLLWGASKFVPVGYGIKKLQITCVVEDDKVGTDYLDEEITKFEDYVQSVDVVAFNKI; this is encoded by the exons ATGGGTTTTGGAGACCTGAAAACAGATGCTGGTTTGAAAGCTTTAAACGAGTATATGTCTACTCGCAGCTACGTCGAAGG CTATGAACCATCTCAAGCCGACAGTGTTGTCTTTGGTGGACTTACTACTTCGCCCTCTGCAAATTACTGTCATGCCAAACGCTGGTTTGAGCACATTAAATCTTTCAAGACACAAGTTGCAAA ATTCCCTGGAGTCAAGAAGAGTCTAGACTCCTATGGCACTGGAACAACTGCTACAAAGTCTAAACCAGCTgatgacagtgataatgatgatgatgacattgatctCTTTggttctgatgatgatgaggaggacgaggAAAGGAAAAAGGAACACCAGAAGCGAATTGAAGAATATAATTTAAAGAAGAGCAAAA agCCTGCTATTATTGCCAAGAGTAACCTTATTTTGGATGTAAAGCCATGGGACGATGAGACTGACATGTCCAAGTTAGAAGAATGTGTGCGAAGTGTTAGCTGTGATGGTCTACTGTGGGGTGCTT cTAAATTTGTTCCAGTTGGCTATGGCATTAAAAAACTACAGATTACCTGTGTGGTTGAAGATGATAAG GTTGGCACAGATTATCTTGACGAAGAGATTACCAAATTTGAAGACTATGTACAATCTGTAGACGTTGTTGCcttcaataaaatttaa